A window of Nitratireductor kimnyeongensis genomic DNA:
GCCAAGAAGCACTCTCGCCATTGTCCCTCACCCTTCAGTCCCCTCACCCTTCAGGCACAAAAAACGGGGCGCTGTATCCAGCGCCCCGCCTGAAAATCATAGGTGTCGCCATCGTCATTTGTGACAATGGCTTCTGCCTGATCACTCCGTGATCGATGCGACGATGCCGGCACCGGGCCAAAACGCGCTCGCGCCCGTTTTGGTATTGGCTGCGTCGGTCGCTTTCGGCAACGCCGCTTCGATCACTCAGTGATCGATGCGACGATGCCGGCACCGACGGTGCGGCCGCCTTCACGGATAGCGAAGCGCAGCTTCTCTTCCATGGCGATCGGCACGATCAGCTCGACGTCGACCGTCACATTGTCGCCCGGCATCACCATTTCCGTGCCTTCGGGAAGCGAAACAACGCCCGTCACATCCGTCGTGCGGAAGTAGAACTGCGGACGGTAGTTCGTGAAGAACGGCGTATGACGGCCGCCCTCTTCCTTCGTCAGGATGTAGGCTTCTGCCTTGAACTTCGTGTGCGGCGTCACCGAACCCGGCTTGCAAAGAACCTGGCCGCGCTCAACGCCCTCACGGTCAACGCCGCGGATCAGCGCACCGATGTTGTCGCCAGCCTGGCCCTGATCGAGCAGCTTGCGGAACATCTCCACGCCGGTAACCGTCGTCTTCGTCGTGTCCTTGATGCCGACGATCTCGACTTCCTCACCGACCTTGATGATGCCGCGCTCAACGCGACCCGTCACAACCGTACCGCGGCCCGAAATCGAGAACACATCCTCGATCGGCATCAGGAACGGCTGGTCAACCGGACGCTCCGGCGTCGGGATGTAGGCGTCAACCTCGGCCATCAGCTTGCGGATCGCGTCTTCACCGATCTCCTTGTTGGAGTCTTCAAGAGCTGCGAGTGCAGAACCCTTGACGATCGGAATGTCGTCGCCCGGGAAGTCGTAGGACGACAGAAGCTCGCGAACCTC
This region includes:
- the tuf gene encoding elongation factor Tu is translated as MAKGKFERTKPHVNIGTIGHVDHGKTSLTAAITKYFGEFRAYDQIDGAPEEKARGITISTAHVEYETDARHYAHVDCPGHADYVKNMITGAAQMDGAILVCSAADGPMPQTREHILLARQVGVPAIVVFLNKVDQVDDEELLELVELEVRELLSSYDFPGDDIPIVKGSALAALEDSNKEIGEDAIRKLMAEVDAYIPTPERPVDQPFLMPIEDVFSISGRGTVVTGRVERGIIKVGEEVEIVGIKDTTKTTVTGVEMFRKLLDQGQAGDNIGALIRGVDREGVERGQVLCKPGSVTPHTKFKAEAYILTKEEGGRHTPFFTNYRPQFYFRTTDVTGVVSLPEGTEMVMPGDNVTVDVELIVPIAMEEKLRFAIREGGRTVGAGIVASITE